In the Parasteatoda tepidariorum isolate YZ-2023 chromosome X2, CAS_Ptep_4.0, whole genome shotgun sequence genome, TCGGGCGTATAAACACTGGAAAATTTCTCCATCAAGTCAGAAAAAACCAGCCATATTTTTCTGAGTTTTGGGTTTGGATGAGATTCTTCATCGAAAGtcctattatcaaaattatggaaaaacttCATTATCATCTGGAAACGATTTCTACTCATAAGTTTCTCAAAAATTGGAGTCTCaatcaattgattttttgaCCAGCAAAGCTCTATTTCAAGTTTTACTGTTATTCCATGTAAAATCAAAATACCTAGGAAAACATACATTTCTTCTAAATTTGTTGGATACCACTTTTTCATTCTTGATTTCTCTTTTCCAGGATGCATATTGATGAATTGGTCAGCAAAATGGTTAGTTTCACTAACAATATGAAGAACAAGttgttcatcaaaaaataattcaaaaaaaggaaGTGGGTTTGAAACATccgtaatatttttctttattcctgGTTGTCCCAAAAATAGAAAGTGTGGAGGTGGCGCTGGCAAATTTTTCATATCCAGTCTTGTCCACTGGCAGGTATCTTTCAGAGAATAATCATAATCAAAATCATCTTCACCTGTAGAAATTTCATATTCTGACAAATCTGATCCTGAAGATGACGGAAAGTAGTAATCTAACTCACTATCATCACTTTCCAACATAtttccatttcaaaaaataaaatgcaccaAATACACACGGTAAACGAAAGCGAAAGAAGAATAAACCCGACCTTACTCAATCAGAAGCACACAAGCAATAACTACGATATCACTTTTTCAACACATCCCATCCCCCCCCTCCGAAATTAGTAATACATTCGCAAACACTTTCAAGGTTATTTTACTGCATTCCGAAGTAGGGGgtgcagttttatttatagcaGCGCAATGCAAGGCATCGTACTTCAGGAAAGCGTATATATACGCCCGCggcagttaaggggttaaaagaacaccgtaatttttaaagagcatgatagaacattttatattttaataaaatatgactgtgagtggggattttgttacaaatttagatattcggaaaaccatgaaattggggggggggtaaattccattttaaaaatctgattttttggagacctaaatccatgattttcatgacaaattttgttcaataccgaaattcaagactttccatgatttctcatgactttccaggtgatCAGtagagatttttttcctttgaggCNTTAGATTTTCATCAcgtagttaaaaagtttttcaggggacaaaattaactgcaaaaacttttttttagaatagagaGACTAGATCAATAGATTTTACTTCAAAAGcgaaataattgcaaattttttcatttaaacaaaaacttccaaacaattgaagataaattaacttaataattaagcTTTAATCATTATATAATTGAGCTTAATTAGCTTGATATGTAACATGATAATTACTAATTAACTAGaactaacttatttaattaatagaaactAAATTAACTGATAAATTAGTGCATTGTTGTCAACTTGTTTTGAAAGTATCTTTAATTAGGATGAGAAAGTAAAGTATCTGTTCTGAAGAACACATTGTTGAATGGGGTTCGTAAACccttttgaatatttcttcatttaggGTGagctggggtaattcctgatcaaaaaagGCAAACATCTATTTCGTGAAAAACtattgaagataaaattttaatatttactggaagtttgagGCTATATGAGATGAGTTCTGTGCTaccttttgtttgaaaatctaattagaatttaaaagattttaaatttttagtgatcaggaatAACCCTTTCTCTTGATCATTTTCTGGCTTAATTCCTGATCATTTCTGAGGAAATTACTGATCCCCAGTTTTCATAGTAAAGggactgtttaaaaataattatacaatggtaattaacaaataagacatcaagatcaaacaaataaaccaaaaagatatgtttaagcagctaataaaacaatttatttaaaaagcaagaataaagattaacactttaaattttctaaaaatctttgCATCGTGCCATACATTTTAGGCAAGCAGCCAACTCATTCTCATGCTTTGCTGGAATATAAGAAAGAGTTCCCACATGGGTTACTTTTGCTGGATTTTGTAACTTCATTAAGTGAGAGTGTAAAGTTAAGTAAGGTATGTTAACAGCTCTGGCAGCAGctctcacactgaaattttcattttcaatccttaaaagaaattcactaattttgctttctagaagcttagtatcctttttaggcttataatttctcaccatatttatattaggctaatttataaacttaaaaatcattctaacaatgtacacacataaaaattaagatagatgCAAGGTAAGACAAACCAGAAATTGTGCAAATCAGAACACATTTGTcttgtatacagttaaaaacaaattttgtgattacagttaaaatatattttatagttgttccacttaacaaatatgaactgttatttgAGAAAAGACAACTAGCTATTtcttataactatttataaaaagaaatgacaatgatcaggaattaccccatcTGTAGGGGGCTACATTCGATATAGTTTAAtgtaatcaattataatgtttacagtagatgtgaaacaattaaacaaaagcttacacTATTTTCAGgtcaatgaaaaagaaagtaactcaaaatatttattattacagtgttttcattgcagaaaaaaaaggagagaatttctcaccctttctcaaaaacagggtgagatttctaaaaattaaaaaaaaacatgaatagacttgggaaaaaaatatttctttaattacaatacatttttaacatcttctaatttttaaagcattgaatattcttgctgcatcatcatatggaaaatgttctatatctactttttcatcagctattctcaaTAGGTTGCTCAAATGCTTATAAGTCAATCTGTTGTGATATTTTGTCTTAAATCGGTTTTGGGTGCTAAATGACCTTGCAACAGATGCTGACTTATCCTCCACATCTACCAGCATaggcttttcaattatttctgctACAGAATAGTGAAGTTCGTTGAAGTTATTTCCATGATGTCTTCCAGCATAGCATAGTTTTCACAGCCTTTAACTTTAAATTGTCCATGAGGGAGTTTGGTAATTCTTAGAAATAGAGCTGACTggactcatttttttcttcttaactgattttttatttagctgaaaaatatctgtatttgtttcgttttgaccgTTTCTACCAACATTTGTTTCCCTTTCATTTGTCCGTTACGGAGTAGAAGATGTTGCCTTAACATGTCCATCTTACATTTATGCACACAAAATttaaacgtcttacatgaagaaaccttacctacagTGAACACGTGgctgcagagaaatgtgttctgaaaggggtccGGAGGGGGGGGATGGTGTTCTGCTGTTCGCACctgttctgaacaatactggtaaatagggaagctagataacaaggaccaatgttgaaaataatgaaagatcaaagaagaaaagggaaactgattttatttaaaatggcggaagatgaaattttttccaaaattcgtgagatttgccattttaaaattgattaatagagtgcGCGAACttcgttaataattttttaatgcgggaaaagaaaaaaaatatacgagattCTCGTGTTCTCGCattgtagtgaaaacactgttattaagagaaggaggaggatctttgcagaaatgtgcacattttgaaacccacccttgaaatggaaaatacagaaagcagtttaaaagatacttattttgttagattaaacaaaaaacttttattaagtaaatgtagttataccTTAGTAAAGTGTACATGCATTCTTGTCCATGTCCACGGGTGATTGTGAAGTCCAAgccaaaattccggaaaatttctcgagtaaaaaaaaaagtttaaattgaaaaacatttaaacaaagttttttctctcctttatctcaatatttcttagtttacttaaaatatatttaaagttttgcacatatctataccatttacacatactaatgatgacctggagaagtaattaaaatttacaaatatgtctttctttcttgagtttatgattataacaactatttacggataaaaaatgaatattaatcatgaatataagcttataaaatatCTCTCTGTCTCTtccttacaaataaataaaataaactgtgtttgtaagttctaactttaaaaatttaatttccggaaacttctgtgatcaatgatttttttaagcgtctggaccttcgatctccagaaacttccggagcacaatcagccctgccatgtcccaaattaaaaaaaaaaaaaattttaaaaataaaactcaggTTATCATTAATTACCCCAGAACAGTGTGATCGCGAATTCCCCCGGGTCAccccatataaaattattgttattataatgattttcataattaaaatttcattacaaattcttaacttttgatgcataaattttgcattttttgaatatttagacAATTTGTTGTGAACTATTATagtaaactataattaatatcaGTTTACTTCATTTCTGAAAAACTCTCAGATATAAGGAAGTAAAATTATTCCTGTAGcttgaaaaagtaattgaattttttaagtaaaactgtaagatataatttataaattaagttcatataatatttcaaatattattatactataatatatatattattcatatattattataattgctttttatattttaatcatatttatgaaactaattaGTATTCAACTTTTATGattgcattaaaattgaatttgaactaaaaacaatttttttttctgtttctctttcaatttttacaaaaataaatatttttttatcagtgtttatattatgaaatttgtaaaaaaaaatacggcaACAAGAAAAAGTAGAATCAAGATTTTTAGCGTTAaatctttagtttaaaaattaagaacgatTTTCGTTTATATCtaggtctttttttaaaaaaacttatgctTATATATACGTTTTTATTATGACAAGGCAGTCCAGAGGGTTTCTATTTAGACTtttaatctttactttttttcggAAATACAGTAATtagaaaactgaaatgtttaagtgttttaaaatttcaagacagatttatatttttttctgttttgcttttgtaCATAATCTGTGTTTTTATGGGTATTTTATGATagcacatcattttaaaaagcatttctgATAGACATTATCTCCTTTAATGCTTTATGGataatttttctcagaaaatattttttttcaaagctgtcttttttttaaaatttatctttaatatttctaattatcttaatatctaattatctttattattttaaacatttctgttAAAGCTCTTTTCCCTTTACCCACATACCAATAATACAGccaagttttgattatttttaatatgacttaacttatttatatcaaaaacatatttattaatattttttgtttaaaaaatggtacTATACGGCCGACAAATACTCggtatttgattgatttttttggCTGAATATTCGGTATTCAGCAATCACTATTCGTTTACATCCCTAAGCGAAATAGATCATTATAGTTGCTTCCTCCATTCATTTCTTCACACAGCCCAGTTCAACCATGATGGCTTTCAGTTTTGCTGAAACgaatgtaaaactaatttttttaaccctaaGTAAGTTCAGTTCAAAATACTTCAGATAATTAAGGTATCGTTCATAAGTTTTTAAGAGAACCACTCATAAGCATACCTCTTACAGGAGCACCAtccattatttcatatttagctACTGTCTCATTATCACTGTAGGAATTTGGACCAGAACCAGTAGTTTCACGCTTGAATATAGCTATTTCCATATGCCTAATTTTTATTCGAACCAAGAGGAAATAAATCTTTCCCACAATAACATCTTTTAAGTGGTAcctataaataaagaaaattatttaattaacataaggAAACAATAACACATGAGGTCAAAATCCATTCCTCAATActtaatatatgaataaatctttctaagaaattattagcaatttcgattattttaaataatttaagtttgcaactgattattaaacaaaaagaattaatatgaaaacataatttgataacataaaaaaaaataaatggatacggagaaatagttaaaaaaataacctccCTAAAAACGAGGTTTCCAACTCACAATAACTTAAAGGGAAATGTTTCATAATATGAttggattatttaaaataaagtatttttcatgttacaaaaatttgttttagcagGAAAAAAACCCCATTTAAAATGTgctcttttaaatgttttgtgaagaaaagaaatacagtaGAACCTTTAAACATCATGCCGGTCTCTTTAGTTCACCcatatataccttttttttcaatggttcTGTTAAAACTGCTATtctaataatgttaataatatcgGCAAAGATTGTTTCCAAAGATAGCAAATTTTTGTGCCAATCCTTCAAAAAATTCACCGAAACTAGAAAAACTTTGTTCCAATCACCATCATTTggagaatttaaattgaaaatggtATTTCAGGCACCATaactaaagaatttaattagtGAGGCATTAACTTTGTTTACGGAAAGAAAATGccatttcaaaattgatttttcataggaaaaatgtaattttcgtTCTGGTCTCGAAGAGAGTTACCcaaatttactcttttttcaagactaaaataaataaaggaaagatACGGAAGAAtctaataaaattgattaagtcGATGATGCGCAAAGCCAGTTctaacatttgaagaaaatactTCACTCAATATTTTGAGCAAGTAAATTAGTGCacccttaaaattttttatacaaatttgttgtaaatttacTACTGCTACATTCATTTTCAAGCCAAATGTTGCATATACAATGGTGAACTGCATTTATTCTTTTCCTGTATATCAGTGGAAAGAATTAGCTCCTTGGAAAATAATCATTTGATGATTTTCTGTATTAAACATTGAGTGGAGAGGAATATCATAACTTTACATTTtgcataacatttaaaattacccaaggaaatgaagaaaaaaaaatacaatacccaatattttaaattttaactttctcaTTAACTGAAAAGTTGACGAGTTACTCATTCAAATGCTGTTGAGCAAACATTTCCATAAAGAGATTACCTATCTTTACAGTGTCGGTACTCTCTCTTTACAGTTGCAGTACATTGAAAATACAACTCAATTGCAAAATTCAAacagttcagaaaaaaaataataagaatggCATTAGTGATGCACCCAAGTTTTTTGTTTCagctgtattaaaaataaaattttaaacttttttactaacagcaaaaacatggttttaaaagctttttattttatttttcttcttctttaaatcaaaaagtggataaaatattgtttggcaataaaacttttttatagcagtcagaaaactattgaaatttgCATAGTCATTAAGCGCAATGCCCTAGTTGATTTGTGAGCACTCCAGCTATTCAGAAAGTGGTATTTATCTTgacacaaaaatgaattaagtacAATGAGAAAAATCAATCTTACTTTGATTTATTGTATTCAAATTCAATGTGAAGACAATCTTCAATTCCCACTTCCATTTTTATAGGAGAGTTTATCTCAGGATAAGAAGATAAGGTGTGAACAATGATTTCCATCTCTTTAACTATATCTGTTAGTCTTCGAACAACTGTAACTCGCAGAAAATACCTAgtataatttaagataaattaaaatctgttttgaaattttgtctaattaaaaaaattaaatagcaagAGCATACCTTAATCGTACATTAGCTCCAGTATATGACTCAAAtgatttttctacatttacaaATTCAAAAGTATATGTTATGTTTTGACATAGTTCACCAGGTCTAGCAAGATCTTTCACCAAAGATGTAAATTCATGATGATTCCCTTTGTCATAATAAAgctctgaaaatattaaaaattaagtaccaCTTATTAGACTAAGTTCccagtttttaaacaatttattgaacGCAATATATAGTAAAGACtatagataaaacaaatttcacatTGAGATTGTTAATAGAATTCAATTCCTTacgcataaaaatatatatattataatcggTTTATATTGgattatttcttagaaatattctctttttcttCACAAGAGAAAGAgaagtatataatattttacggaaataaataaatgaatataatatttatttataaaagacttTCCATAATAGACATGAAGCTGTGAGGGATAAGGCTTGTAGTTTTATTGTTGTACTCTTAACTCTAAACGAGCCTTCCTCACTCAATCTTTAGTGCCTGGAAATTTCTTCCTCCAGAGACGCAGATATCATATTGGTATGGTCAATGCTTTTAATTGCACCTTGTGTCCCTCAGGAGCTTTTAtggattttattcatttaccaAGCGGCCCTATACTTTCTTTTCTGAACTGTTCTCTCGACAACTTTCATAACAAGAGGGATATGAAAGATTACAAAACTTTGATAAATGGAGCTAAGTTGCACTTAACACTTAAGTTCTTTAATGAAATCTTCAGATATTAATCTTTAATTGCAATAATATGTGAATGAGAATACtagcagttaaaataaaatggaaagctGGTTAATAAAAAGagtgatgaatttttttttaaggtgatgcagttctcttttatttttagactttcTTAAAATCAGTTCTAGTACATCTTTTCGAAAATCCCGAATACCTAAAAAAGATATCCATGATTTTAAAAGATGCAGTAagtaccattttaaaatttatgttagactaaaatttaagagtttttataTGCTTCAATAtcgataaatcaataaaaattttgtactgtTCATACAtatgaaaaagttgaaattctaaaacaacttttaatctagctatttcttgtcaaaaaaattatcaaatacttaaCTGTTCCAATAATCATAATGCTTCTGAAGCGCTTAATTTTCCACCATTGCCTGTTAACGTGAAAAACATGAATCTACCAAAAAAGAGGACTCATATCAATTGTCTTTTGATGTCCTTTCTTTGCCCAAATTgcagaatgaaaaagaaagcatGCGACTGAGGGGACTCTGATGTTTCAGACGAAGAGAGATGGGGAAATATAACAACGGACTTAGTCTATTATAGCTCTATGAATCCTAACATATAATCACATTAATGTAGTTTGtagttaacaataaatttttaacctgTTTTATATtagtgtagttttaaaaaatagtagttcTAAGAAAATCCAGCATTTTTATGGCCTGACTTAAATTTGGCAACTCTACACTTAAGCAATGATTTtgacaaaacaatattttttatttttgaacataatgaagaaaaaaaattatatacaggtCCAATAAGAAATTTAAGCAAGTCTCGCACGTTTTTTGCCCATGTAGttgaaaatgttattgtaaATATACATTAAGTTTCAATCAGTTGGctcatgtataaaataaaaaagaaatatttaattcaaatattatttttcttttaacagttctataaaatatgattaatggaattgaatattttttaaaaaatagttgcattatgactgaataaataatttctttttaaatttgggaGAGATAGAGTTCGAAATTATCCCTCAATGTCTTTAGCTCCCTGATCCAGCCCTGTAGACAAGCATGTCCATAAAACAAATATGAGAATGGTAAGAGGGCGATCATGTTGCAGCATATGTAATACATTAAAGTTAGGTAGAATAAAAGTCATATCAGTGGGAggtgtattattaatttaaataaaattgctataatttgaaaaacttttcaagcaaaaGTTGGTAAGTCTATAATAgagtcaaatttttattaaactgcaAACATGGATGATATCTTAGgtaattaaaggaaataaaacatattggTAGGAAGgggaataatgtttaaaaacctGATGATGACAATGAAGCTATAgatttaccccccccccccccNccccccccccccccattgaAAATACTTGAACTTTAGAGGCCTCTACACTCCCCCTCACATTAAGAAGTGCTGTCATCTTTCTATTGTcatagattaaatataaatacacaaaCCCATGGATTTAGACTGAAAAAGCTTAGAACTTTtgataatagattttaaaaatgtgtgaatACAAATCACAATATTAGATTTCTAAACTGTGTGCATGCTAATTGCgatataagatttttaaacagagtccattttattgattgattgatcCCTAACTTTTAATGCTATATCTGTTCAGACATGATTgcagatattttagaaaaaaaggggGAATCTTCAAATgagcaaaaacaaaatcatgAAGGAGGTTTTTCGACCAATCACTTCACAGAATACTGTTGCATAGTTGAgaactaatgaaaattttctttcaacaagaaaacacattttcggtttttaaattgtttagtaaAGTTTCAGcagcttgaaaataaaaagtaaaatcaagagatgaaattaaaatcaattacagACTATTGcagcttgaaataaaatgtattttaaatagttggaatgtacattatatttttcatttgttattttcaataaaataaaaaattttgttagattttttaagctaaatttaatttgtaaggtACAGAATAgtattgtttacattcattaATGTAGGACATAATATGCATTGTTAGttcataataaattgtttttatgatgCATCGGATAAGATGAATACCGgttaacatgaaataattataacagcACTATCAATATCCGTTAATGAGGTTTGACTATTTGAGTGATTCtttggaaacatgacaattctggaaaaaaaattcttcaaatttaaagtcttcaaaacaattaatttcttttatttgtatacttatttagttacatttattaatatcttagaGACAGCAGTGCAGTTTACTAACATTtgcctgagaaaaaaaaaataatagaaattcaccaaattttgaatgccaggaaagTGACTAGAAGGCCagaaaaatgacatattagaaATAACATACAGTGACCTCTCACTTACACACCACCTCTTTTATGcacctttttcatttatacggCGATTTTTATAGGTCCCAGTACATTAGATAGGAAAACAACGATGAACACCCTTCGTTTATGCGTCgctctaaaaataaagttttcaattatgCGCCAAAATTTTAGGtcaacattttagttttttaatcctttaaatatttttcctttaaaaaaaatttttaacttaaaaatgaagcaaataagcAATCCTTGTcacagataaaaagaaatatatgttaaatCCTATTGAATTTGCTTCCCCCTGTGACCTTTTGCATTTTTGCTGTTTCTGGAAAGACATTCTCTCTAGAATTTTGAATGGGGTGGGGTGTCTTATCTGTTATACCAACGACAATGAAAGCCCATTCATCTTTTAGAAAATGACCATTCCTCTTGTCCAGAGGTTAGTTTTACTCCCATGCTgttttctagaaagaaaaaaaaaaatgacacctGGAATACGAAAGATGAAAGAGACCGCGATCACTTACTTGCAGTCAGATGGACATTATGACTAAATAAAAGGAAGCGATCTGTTTAGTGAATGAAGTACTTGAACAACTTATTATGCAGCATATTATGACGTCAAgtacttttcttagaaatttatcatgTGATATTTCACCCCCTcccataaaactcaaatttttgtGAAGAACTGTTCATTTATATCTAACTAAAACTTGTGAACGATGAGATCGTTTTGGATGATACTGACGAGATGATAAAGTTCCTCCAAATCACACAGCAGTATTAAAAGCTTTAGACACTATTCCtgactatttacaatttaattttgcatctgAAACTCCCCTTTACCCCATTTATATTAActggaaaaaactgtttttgaataaCGTCggcaaaaacaaatacaaacatgtattaagattattttgtcagaaattaatttgtcctaaggtatgttaaattttttctttgtatatttatagtaaataccaaaacagtataaatattaacatttaatctttagaaacatatttattcgtATTGTCACTGCAATTTACGTTGCGctttagaattttgaagtttttcactTATGCGCTTTTTTCTCTTGGCCCCTTACACCGGTGCATAAGTGAGAGTTtactgtataaataaatatattatc is a window encoding:
- the LOC107453377 gene encoding vacuolar protein sorting-associated protein 26B-like → MSFLGFGQTADIDIVLDGSESRKMAEIKTEDGKKERHYVYYDGESVSGKINVTLKKPGVKLEHQGIKVEFLGQIELYYDKGNHHEFTSLVKDLARPGELCQNITYTFEFVNVEKSFESYTGANVRLRYFLRVTVVRRLTDIVKEMEIIVHTLSSYPEINSPIKMEVGIEDCLHIEFEYNKSKYHLKDVIVGKIYFLLVRIKIRHMEIAIFKRETTGSGPNSYSDNETVAKYEIMDGAPVRGESIPIRVFLAGYDLTPTMKDINKKFSVRYYLNLVLVDEEDRRYFKQQEIVLWRKGEVTRKTIQQSVPAESK